In Lineus longissimus chromosome 13, tnLinLong1.2, whole genome shotgun sequence, one genomic interval encodes:
- the LOC135498374 gene encoding serine/threonine-protein kinase ULK1-like: MAFKLPKLNVSGKQKCETFFKKFKWADLSVVEEIGQGAYGTVFRAKCTGNTVSYDNPVVVKKVHGDTVNVERNFLKECHLLNDMSHRNVTSFIAMCEMPFAIMSEYECFDFAPFGIDKSVNNLSQWLCVIDSLDDINPLLNLFTLVGSDAISGLAYLHGKGVAHRDIKPANILISNKNYSSLEPSSKRFMEAYEFSPLLCKLTDFGESRSDIVQTNTVMNAGATTNVQRGSLPFMAPEILVEELRGTNASLEDLKKMDIWAMGMTLYTLINPDQPYPFSLESKEENMRGQDLYKNLVASKLRVGHRPRPSPKFEFLQRTKLANLYRIYKQFTLQDPYARPSAETLKQAFFIVDDVEFMSLGVSQATPQENHDRIIASALTRGENVALGTTLANDGTNACTFLALGIASDVQKKGPEFVWQDVPLLAVKYINITLEVINDIREHDRTYDTLEAMSNISTPEILTVDGVREAARVKTGILPTRRQSETFIQRKRKKLRAETGMTENGINRPLRAIAESYDSDSDEETDYSFGLVPAVADIRPNDMFYTGLTSVIVDPAPGLV; this comes from the exons ATGGCTTTTAAATTACCAAAATTGAATGTGTCAGGTAAACAGAAGTGCGAGACATTTTTCAAGAAATTCAAATGGGCCGATTTGAGTGTCGTAGAAGAGATCGGGCAAGGAGCTTACGGGACTGTGTTTCGGGCAAAATGTACGGGTAATACTGTTTCATATGACAACCCCGTCGTCGTTAAAAAGGTTCACGGCGACACAGTCAATGTTGAACGCAACTTTTTAAAAGAGTGTCACCTGCTTAATGATATGAGCCACCGAAATGTAACTTCGTTTATCGCAATGTGTGAGATGCCTTTCGCGATTATGAGCGAATATGAATGCTTTGACTTTGCGCCGTTTGGCATTGATAAATCGGTAAATAATCTTTCCCAGTGGTTGTGCGTGATTGACTCTTTGGATGACATCAATCCATTATTAAATTTGTTTACTCTCGTTGGCAGTGATGCCATTAGTGGCCTCGCGTATCTTCACGGTAAAGGCGTTGCCCACCGCGACATTAAGCCAGCGAATATATTGATATCCAACAAGAACTACAGTTCACTGGAACCATCCAGTAAAAGATTCATGGAAGCATACGAGTTCTCTCCATTATTATGTAAGCTAACTGATTTCGGGGAAAGTCGTTCAGACATTGTCCAAACCAACACGGTGATGAACGCCGGAGCGACAACTAATGTACAGAGGGGGTCACTGCCATTCATGGCTCCCGAAATTCTAGTGGAAGAGCTTCGTGGGACCAATGCCTCACTGGAAGATCTCAAGAAAATGGATATATGGGCAATGGGGATGACTTTGTACACTCTCATTAATCCCGACCAGCCCTATCCATTTAGCTTGGAATCTAAAGAGGAAAATATGAGAGGTCAAGACCTGTACAAGAACCTTGTGGCTTCAAAGCTGAGGGTCGGGCACCGGCCTCGTCCTTCACCAAAATTCGAATTCTTGCAGAGGACCaagttggcaaatttgtatcGGATATACAAACAGTTCACCTTGCAAGACCCATATGCAAGGCCCTCCGCTGAAACATTGAAGCAAGCTTTTTTCATTGTTGACGACGTGGAGTTTATGTCTCTCGGAGTAAGCCAAGCTACCCCACAAGAGAACCATGATCGCATCATAGCATCAGCACTGACCCGTGGAGAAAATGTGGCACTTGGCACAACCCTGGCAAACGACGGTACAAATGCCTGTACCTTCTTAGCTTTGGGGATTGCTTCCGACGTACAGAAGAAAGGGCCCGAATTTGTATGGCAGGACGTACCTTTATTAGCTGTGAAGTACATCAATATTACTTTGGAAGTGATCAATGACATCCGAGAACACGACCGTACGTATGACACTTTGGAAGCAATG TCCAACATTTCAACTCCGGAAATATTGACTGTTGATGGCGTCAGGGAGGCTGCCAGGGTTAAAACTGGAATCTTGCCAACTCGCCGTCAATCAGAGACCTTCATccagagaaaaagaaagaaactgAGGGCTGAAACAGGGATGACGGAAAATGGGATCAACAGACCACTAAGAGCTATTGCTGAATCctatgatagtgatagtgatgagGAAACAGACTATTCTTTTGGATTAGTTCCAGCTGTTGCAGACATCAGGCCAAACGACATGTTCTATACCGGTCTTACTTCTGTTATAGTTGACCCTGCACCAGGTCTGGTCTAG